Part of the Streptomyces europaeiscabiei genome is shown below.
GTAGCCGGGCAGCCGGGGCGGCCAGGTAGCCGGGCGGCCAGGTAGCCGGGACGGCCAGGGCAGCCGGGCGGCCAGGGCGGCCAGGTAGCCGGGACGGCCAGGGCAGCCGGGTGGCCAGGGCGGCCAGGGTGGCCCCCAGACCCTGGCCGGCGCGCCCGGCGATTCCGCAGCCGTTCGAGATCGGCCGGCTCCCTGGACCGGCAGAGCGAGATCGGCCGGCCTCCGGGACCGACAGAGCAAGGTCATCCGTGCGGGAGTCACAGGAAGCAGCCATGTCCGGACGGAAGTTGTGGGAGGCAGGGACGTCCGGGGGCAGCCGTCGAAGCTGCCGGTCCGGCGCCGTGGGGCGCATGACACCCTGGTGCCGTGAGCACTCAGCGGTCCTCCGGCCTCTCCGGCCTGTCCTCCAGCCCCTCCGGCAGCCCCTCCGGCCCGTCCCGTAACCCCGTCGGCGGGCACATCCCCGTCGCCGGTGGCCTGAACTCCGTCGGCCTGACGTACGCCCGGGATCTCGGGGCCGAGACGGTCCAGGTCTTCGTCGCCAATCCGCGTGGCTGGGCGACACCGACCGGGAACCCCCGGCAGGACGAGGAGTTCCGGGCGGCCTGTGCCGAGGAGTCGATCCCCGCGTACGTGCACGCGCCTTATCTGATCAACTTCGGGTCGCACACCGAGGCGACGGCGGAGAAGTCCGTGGAGTCGATGCGGCACTCGCTGCGCCGGGGCAGGGAGATCGGCGCGCTGGGCGTCGTCGTACACACGGGGAGCGCGACCGGCGGGCGGGACCGGTCGGTGGCGCTGAAGCAGGTGCGTGAGTATCTGCTGCCGCTGCTGGACGAGTTGACCCACGACGACGACCCGTATCTGCTCCTGGAGTCGACGGCGGGCCAGGGGGCCTCGCTCTGCTCGCGCACCTGGGACTTCGGGCCGTACTTCGAGGCGCTGGACTCCCATCCGAAGCTGGGCGTCTGTCTGGACACCTGCCACATCTTCGCGGCGGGGCACGACCTGACCGGCCCGAGCGGAATGCACCGGACCCTGGACCTGCTGGTGGACACCGTCGGTGAGGGTCGGCTGAAGCTGATCCACGCCAACGACTCCAAGGACGTGGTCGGCGCCCACAAGGACCGCCACGAGAACATCGGCTCCGGTCACATCGGAGAGGACCCGTTCCGCGCCCTGATGACCCACCCCGCCACCGAGGGCGTCCCCCTGATCATCGAGACACCCGGCGGCAAGGAGGGCCACGCGGCGGACGTGGAGCGCCTGAAGAGGCTCAGGGACGGCTGACGCCCCGGCCGCGGGGCCGTCACAGCTCGGGGCCGTCCCCCGGCTCCTCCTGGTACGAGTAGCGCTGTTCCTGCCAGGGGTCGCCGATGTTGTGGTAGCCGCGCTCCTCCCAGAAACCGCGGCGGTCGGCGGTCATGTACTCGATGCCGCGGACCCACTTGGGGCCCTTCCAGGCGTACAGGTGAGGGACGACGAGGCGGAGCGGGAAACCGTGCTCGGCGGTCAGGAGTTCGCCGTCCTTGTGGGTGGCGAAGATCGCGCGGTCGTCGGCGAAGTCGGCGAGGCGGAGGTTGGAGCTGAAGCCGTACTCGGCCCACACCATCACATGGGTGACCTCGGGGCCGGGCGGCGCGGTCCGCAGGATCGTGCGGGCCGGGATGCCGCCCCATTCGGCGCCGACCATGCTGAACTTCGTCACGCAGTGCAGATCGGCCACCACCGAGGCGTACGGCAGGGCGGTGAGCTCGTCATGGGTCCAGGAGTGCTTCTCGCCGTCGGCGGTGGCGCCGAAGACCCGGAAGTCCCAGCGCTCGGGGCGGAACTTGGGGACGGGCCCGTAGTGCGTGACCGGCCAGCCGCGCTGGAGTCGCTGTCCCGGCGGAAGCTGCGACGACGCCGCGTTCTCAGATGCGCGATCTCCTGATTCGCGTCCCACCGGCTGACCCATGACTCCATCCTGACAGACCCCGAGTGGTGCACATGACCAGGGTCCACCCGACTCGGACATTTAGAACTAAGGCTGCACTTACTTACTAAGCTTGCACTTACTGGACGATCTTCGGCAGCGGTGCAATCATCGCGGCGCAACCTCCTCATTCCCCGCTTGGTAAGGAGCTTCTGCGATGCAGGGCGACCCCGAGGTCATCGAATTCCTCAACGAGCAGCTCACCGCGGAGCTCACCGCGATCAACCAGTACTTCCTGCACGCGAAGATGCAGGAGAACTTCGGCTGGACGAAGCTCGCGAAGTACACGCGTCACGAGTCGTTCGACGAGATGAAGCACGCGGAGGTGCTCACCGACCGGATCCTGTTCCTGGACGGGCTGCCGAACTACCAGCGGCTGTTCCACGTCCGCGTGGGCCAGACGGTCAAGGAGATGTTCGAGGCCGACCGGCAGGTCGAGGTCGAGGCGATCGACCGTCTCAAGCGCGGTATCGAGGTGATGCGCAACAAGGGCGACGTCACCTCGGCGAACATCTTCGAGTCGATCCTCGCGGACGAGGAGCACCACATCGACTACCTCGACACCCAGCTGGAACTGCTGGAGAAGCTCGGCGAGCCGCTGTACCTCGCGCAGCTGATCGAGCAGCCGGAGAGCTGAGCTACGCCGCTTCCTCCAGCTCGGCGAGGACCGACCCGACCTGGTCGGCCGGCTCACGGCGCGGGCAGGCACCCCTGCCGAGAATCGCCTGGATCCGGCGTACGCATGAGCCGCAGTCCGTGCCCGCCTTGCAGGCCGACGCGATCTGGCGAGGAGTGCAGGCGCCGTCCGCCGCGTGTTTCTTGACCTGCTGCTCGGTGACGCCGAAGCAACTACAGACGAACACGCGGTTCACCTCCCGCCGGATCGGTACAGGACGCCATCCCGAAGATCGGTGAGGCTAACCTAACCTTACCCGGCGGGCCGGGACCGCAAAAGTGGAGTGGGGCGCGGATCGTATGTGATCCGCGCCCCACTCCATTCAGCTGTCACGGCTGTCACTAGTCGCGGTACAGCTCCGCGACCAGGAACGCCAGGTCCAGGGACTGGCTGCGGTTGAGCCGGGGGTCGCAGGCGGTCTCGTAGCGCTGGTGCAGATCGTCGACGAAGATCTCGTCGCCGCCGCCCACGCACTCCGTGACGTCGTCGCCGGTCAGCTCCACGTGGATGCCGCCCGGGTGGGTGCCGAGGCCCTTGTGGACCTCGAAGAAGCCCTTGACCTCGTCGAGCACGTCGTCGAAGCGGCGGGTCTTGTGGCCGGAGGCCGCCTCGTAGGTGTTGCCGTGCATCGGGTCGGTGATCCACGCGACGGTCGCGCCGGAGGCGGTGACCTTCTCGACCAGCTCGGGCAGCTTGTCGCGGACCTTGTCCGCGCCCATGCGCACGATGAAGGTGAGCCGGCCGGGCTCGCGGTCGGGGTCGAGGCGCTCGATGTACTGCAGCGCCTCCTCGGCCGTGGTCGTCGGGCCGAGCTTGATCCCGATCGGGTTGCGGATCTGCGAGGCGAACTCGATGTGCGCGTGGTCCAGCTGGCGGGTGCGTTCACCGATCCACACCATGTGCGCCGACACGTCGTACAGATGCCCCGTGCGCGAGTCCACGCGGGTCAGCGCCGACTCGTAGTCGAGCAGCAGCGCCTCGTGCGAGGAGAAGAACTCGACGGTGCGGAACTCCTCCGGGTCGGTCCCGCAGGCGTGCATGAAGTTCAGCGCGTTGTCGATCTCACGGGCGAGCTGCTCGTAGCGCTGGCCGGACGGGGACGACTTCACGAAGTCCTGGTTCCAGGCGTGCACCTGGCGCAGGTCGGCGTAACCGCCGGTGGTGAAGGCGCGGACCAGGTTGAGCGTGGAGGCGGAGGCGTTGTACATCCGCTTCAGGCGCTCGGGGTCCGGGATCCGGGCGGCCTCGTTGAAGTCGAAGCCGTTGACCGAGTCGCCCCGGTACGTCGGCAGGGTCACGCCGTCGCGGGTCTCGGTGCCCTTGGAGCGCGGCTTGGAGTACTGCCCGGCGATACGGCCGACCTTCACGACCGGCACGGAGGCCGCGTACGTGAGGACGGCACCCATCTGGAGCAGCGTCTTCAGCTTGTTGCGGATGTGGTCGGCCGAGACGCCGTCGAAGGCCTCGGCACAGTCGCCGCCCTGGAGGAGGAACGCCTCTCCCTTGGCGACGGACGCCATCCGGGCGCGCAGCTGGTCGCACTCGCCCGCGAAGACGAGCGGCGGATACGACTCGAGCTCCGCAACGACTGCGCGCAGAGCCTCGGTGTCGGGGTACTCGGGCTGCTGCGCCGCGGGCAGGTCTCGCCAGGTGTTGCCAGCGCTCGCGCTGGACTTAGCGTTCACGGTCACGACCTCCACATTACGGGGTCGTGTCGGGCGTCCACCCCCATGCTCATCAATTGAGACGAACCCCGCTCGATCGGAGCGGGGTTCGTCGGGCCTGTGGAGTGGGGCCCGCGTCAGTGCAGGTTCATCTCCGCGCTGTCGTCGAAGCCCACGGCGAAGACCGTGCGCAGCGACAGGTCGGCGGCGTTGTCGTAGCCGTCACAGGCGTTCTTCTTCTCGTCCGGCTCCTCGGTGGCCTTGAACTCGTGGGGGTAGCTCGTGCGCAGGCTCGTACCGGGGCAGATGTGCTCCGCCAGTCCCCACAGCTCCTCCACCTGGTCCGCGCCGAGCTTCGGCCAGTAGCTCAGGGCCTGCGGCGTCGGTGCTCGTGTCGGTCATCTTGAACCTGTCGCCGGCCTCATTCTCCGTATGAGTGACACACTCGCCCTTCCGTATCCACAAATCGTCTAGAACATGCCAAAGACCGAACCGGGAGTGATCACAAGGAGAACCTCCGACAGGATCACGTGAGTTCACGGGAGATGTCCGGTAAGGTGCCGCGCATGTTCGCGCACTCGATCCAGAACTGGTGGTGGACCGCTCATCCGGCGGCCCACTGACTGCGCGTACGCAAGACTTCGCGAAGGCCGCCCGAGGGGCGGCCTTCGGCGTTTCCAGGGCCCGGCCGCTCCTCCCCGATCACCGCGACGACCGTGATCCCCCAGGGAAGAGGAATCCATGGACCTGACCCGGCTCCTGTCCGACGAGCGCCCGTTCGCCCTGCTGCGCCGCCGCACACCCGGCCTGCACGACCACGACACGGTGGAGCTGCTGATCGGCCCGGTGACCACCTGCGAGCGGCTCGCCGACATCCCCGACGAGGGGCTGGCTCTCGTGCCCTTCCGGCAGATCCGCGAACGCGGCTTCGACGTCCGCGACGACGGGACGCCCCTGTCGGTGCTGGTGCCGGAGGAGTCGTACGACCTGCCGCTGGACCGGGTCCTCGCGGAGCTGCCCGCGCATGACGTCCGGGTCGAGGACGGAGGCTTCGACGTGGACGACGAGGAGTACGCGGAGATCGTCGGCCGGGTGCTGCACGAGGAGATCGGGCGGGGCGAGGGCGCGAACTTCGTGATCCGGCGGACGTACGAGGGCACGGTCCCGGGCTTCGGCCGCGCCGACGCGCTCGCGCTGTTCCGGCGGCTGCTGGAGGGCGAGCGGGGCGCGTACTGGACCTTCGTGGTGCACACCGGTGAGCGGACCCTCGTGGGTGCCAGCCCCGAGGTGCACGTCCGGATGTCCGGCGGGACGGTCGTGATGAACCCGATCAGCGGGACCTACCGCTATCCGGCCGAAGGGCCGACGCCGGAGAGCCTGCTGGCCTTCCTCGCCGACGGCAAGGAGATCGAGGAGCTCTCGATGGTCGTCGACGAGGAGCTCAAGATGATGTGCACGGTCGGTGACATGGGCGGGGTCGTGGTCGGGCCCCGGCTGAAGGAGATGGCACACCTCGCGCACACCGAGTACGAGCTGCGCGGGCGGTCCTCGCTGGATGTGCGGGAAGTGCTGAAGGAGACGATGTTCGCCGCCACGGTCACCGGGTCGCCCGTGCAGAACGCCTGCCGGGTGATCGAGCGGCACGAGGTGGGCGGGCGCGGGTACTACGCGGGGGCGTTGGCGCTGGTGGGGCGGGATTCGGGAGGGGCGCAGACCCTGGACTCGCCGATTCTGATCCGTACCGCCGACATCGCGGCGGACGGGCGGCTGAAGGTGCCGGTGGGTGCCACGCTCGTCCGCGGGTCGGATCCGGCGGGCGAGGTCGCCGAGACGCACGCGAAGGCGGCGGGGGTGCTGACGGCGCTGGGGGTACGGCCGGGGCGGCCCGGCCCGGAGCGGGTGCGGCCGGTTCTGGCGGACGACCCTCGGGTGCGTGCCGCGCTGGACGGGCGGCGGGGGTCGTTGGCACCGTTCTGGCTGCGGATGCAGGAGCGGACGGCCGAGCTGACGGGGCACGCGCTCGTCGTGGACGCCGAGGACACGTTCACCGCGATGCTCGCGCATCTGCTGCGGTCGTCGGGGCTGGAGGTGACGGTTCGGCGCTACGACGAGCCGGGGCTGCGGGAGGCCGTGCTCGCGCACGAGGGGGTGGTGGTGCTGGGGCCCGGGCCCGGGGATCCCGGCGATCTCGACGATCCCAAGATGCGGTTTCTGCGGTCGCTGACCGCGTCGGTGATCCGGGAACACCGGCGGGGGGTGCTCG
Proteins encoded:
- a CDS encoding deoxyribonuclease IV — its product is MSTQRSSGLSGLSSSPSGSPSGPSRNPVGGHIPVAGGLNSVGLTYARDLGAETVQVFVANPRGWATPTGNPRQDEEFRAACAEESIPAYVHAPYLINFGSHTEATAEKSVESMRHSLRRGREIGALGVVVHTGSATGGRDRSVALKQVREYLLPLLDELTHDDDPYLLLESTAGQGASLCSRTWDFGPYFEALDSHPKLGVCLDTCHIFAAGHDLTGPSGMHRTLDLLVDTVGEGRLKLIHANDSKDVVGAHKDRHENIGSGHIGEDPFRALMTHPATEGVPLIIETPGGKEGHAADVERLKRLRDG
- a CDS encoding sulfite oxidase-like oxidoreductase, with product MGQPVGRESGDRASENAASSQLPPGQRLQRGWPVTHYGPVPKFRPERWDFRVFGATADGEKHSWTHDELTALPYASVVADLHCVTKFSMVGAEWGGIPARTILRTAPPGPEVTHVMVWAEYGFSSNLRLADFADDRAIFATHKDGELLTAEHGFPLRLVVPHLYAWKGPKWVRGIEYMTADRRGFWEERGYHNIGDPWQEQRYSYQEEPGDGPEL
- the bfr gene encoding bacterioferritin, which translates into the protein MQGDPEVIEFLNEQLTAELTAINQYFLHAKMQENFGWTKLAKYTRHESFDEMKHAEVLTDRILFLDGLPNYQRLFHVRVGQTVKEMFEADRQVEVEAIDRLKRGIEVMRNKGDVTSANIFESILADEEHHIDYLDTQLELLEKLGEPLYLAQLIEQPES
- a CDS encoding (2Fe-2S)-binding protein → MNRVFVCSCFGVTEQQVKKHAADGACTPRQIASACKAGTDCGSCVRRIQAILGRGACPRREPADQVGSVLAELEEAA
- a CDS encoding class II 3-deoxy-7-phosphoheptulonate synthase; its protein translation is MTVNAKSSASAGNTWRDLPAAQQPEYPDTEALRAVVAELESYPPLVFAGECDQLRARMASVAKGEAFLLQGGDCAEAFDGVSADHIRNKLKTLLQMGAVLTYAASVPVVKVGRIAGQYSKPRSKGTETRDGVTLPTYRGDSVNGFDFNEAARIPDPERLKRMYNASASTLNLVRAFTTGGYADLRQVHAWNQDFVKSSPSGQRYEQLAREIDNALNFMHACGTDPEEFRTVEFFSSHEALLLDYESALTRVDSRTGHLYDVSAHMVWIGERTRQLDHAHIEFASQIRNPIGIKLGPTTTAEEALQYIERLDPDREPGRLTFIVRMGADKVRDKLPELVEKVTASGATVAWITDPMHGNTYEAASGHKTRRFDDVLDEVKGFFEVHKGLGTHPGGIHVELTGDDVTECVGGGDEIFVDDLHQRYETACDPRLNRSQSLDLAFLVAELYRD
- a CDS encoding trp operon leader peptide; amino-acid sequence: MFAHSIQNWWWTAHPAAH
- a CDS encoding anthranilate synthase family protein is translated as MDLTRLLSDERPFALLRRRTPGLHDHDTVELLIGPVTTCERLADIPDEGLALVPFRQIRERGFDVRDDGTPLSVLVPEESYDLPLDRVLAELPAHDVRVEDGGFDVDDEEYAEIVGRVLHEEIGRGEGANFVIRRTYEGTVPGFGRADALALFRRLLEGERGAYWTFVVHTGERTLVGASPEVHVRMSGGTVVMNPISGTYRYPAEGPTPESLLAFLADGKEIEELSMVVDEELKMMCTVGDMGGVVVGPRLKEMAHLAHTEYELRGRSSLDVREVLKETMFAATVTGSPVQNACRVIERHEVGGRGYYAGALALVGRDSGGAQTLDSPILIRTADIAADGRLKVPVGATLVRGSDPAGEVAETHAKAAGVLTALGVRPGRPGPERVRPVLADDPRVRAALDGRRGSLAPFWLRMQERTAELTGHALVVDAEDTFTAMLAHLLRSSGLEVTVRRYDEPGLREAVLAHEGVVVLGPGPGDPGDLDDPKMRFLRSLTASVIREHRRGVLGVCLGHELIAVELGLEIVRKEVPYQGAQTEIDLFGRRETVGFYNSFVARCDDGAAAELAAHGVEVSRGEGGEVHALRGAGFAGVQFHPESVLTMDGVAVVRELVAGVQSLRAL